From the Candidatus Binataceae bacterium genome, the window GGCAGGTTCTCGCCCGCCGGCAAGATGGAGCGCGTCTTTGACCTTAACAGCGGCAAGTTCCTCCAGCGCGCGAGCATGATCACGGCGCGCCGCGAGCATACCGCGACTCTGTTCACGGCTGGCCCGCTTGCCGGCAAGGTGCTGATCGCGGGCGGAATCGGCGACAAGCAAAAGCCGATCGCGAGCGCGGAGATCTACGATCCAAAGACCAACTCGTTTACGCCCACCGCCAATATGACCGTTGCGCGCGCATCTCAGACCGCGACCGAGCTGCGCGACGGCCGGGTCCTGATGGCCGGCGGCACTGACGCCTCCGACCAGGCGCTCGCAACCGGCGAGATCTACGACCCCACGACCGGCAAATTCGGTCTCGCGGCGGGCCCGATGGTACATGCGCGCTACCGGCAGACGGCGACCCTGCTGGCCGATGGCAGCGTGCTTTTGGCCGGCGGGGCGAGCAACCAGGGCGTGCTCGCGCTGGCCGAGATTTTCGATCCGCATACCAACACCTTCCACGCGACGGCCAATATGCTGGACTACCGGATGGCGGCGGGTGCGGTTCTGCTACACAACGGCGAGGTTTTTATCGCGGGCGGCTACAATAACCGGCCCTCCTACTCGCCGGGCGCGGCGCTCGGGATGGGTTCTGCGGCGGTGCCGTTCTTCGTGCTCGACACGGCGGAGCTTTACAATACCGCTGCGCGCCAGTTCGTCAGTACGCTGGCGTTGGGCGGCCGCGCGCCGGGCTAGACGCGCAGGCGCACCGGGCTTACACCGGTAGCGAAACGGCGCGTCATTGTGCGTCCCAGCGCGCCGCCGACGATTCGCAGACCGAGCCGGGTCAGCAACAGCCGGCCGAAGATCGAGCGCCCCAGCAGCACCCGCGGCGGCCGCTGCTGCATCTCCTGGATGGTCACGATCTCGGGGGTTCGTTCAGCCTCGATCGCGCGCCCAGCGGTGTCGAGTCGCTCGGCGAGCGCTCCCGGCTCCTGACCGCCGGCCTCAACCGCCTCGCACAGGTGGTTAGCGGCAACCGCGGCGTCGCGCAGCGCCAGGTTAATTCCCTGCGCCCCCACCGGCGACATCGTATGGGCCGCGTCGCCTAGCAACAGCATCCCCGGTACGGACCATCGCATAATCCGCTCGCACGCGACGTCAAGCAGGAAGGGATGGGTGACGTTCTCCAGATGGGCGCACAGATGCGCCGCCAGGTCCGCCGAAAGATGGGCCGCCATCTCCAGCAGCCATGCCTCCACTCCGCGCTTGCGCAGGTCGCCGAACAGCCCCTTGTCGATAATCCATCCGATTTGCAGCCGCCCGTCGTAGCTCGGGAACATCAGGGCGAAGTGGCCGCGACCGACGTAGAGCCGTCCGGCGGGCACTCCGGCTAGCGCCGCCGGCATTGGCAGCTTCGCCCAGATGACGTCGAAGGCCTGCGGGTAGCGTAATTCCTCGAGTGCCGTCCGTCTGCGCAGCACCGAATTGCGCCCGTCGCATCCGACTACCAGGTCGGCGCGAACTTCGAGCGTGCCGTGCGCGCCGTCGGCGAGTACGCCGGCGACGCGGCCGCCGTCGCCGCCCTCGCGGACAACGTCGCGCACGGTCGCTCCCCGCTCCAGGCGAAAGCCGGGGAAGCGGGCCGCCTCGCCGACCAGCATCTCGAGCATCGCGGGCTGCGACACGATGCGCGCGCTGAACGCGCCCGGCCCGTCCGTCGCCAGCGCGAGAGCGCCCACCGAGCGCGCGTTCAGGAATACCTCGAAGCGTTCCAGCCGCGCCTGAGGCAGGGCGTCGAGCGCCGCGCCGAGGCCCATCTGATGGAAGACCTCGGCGCCGCTCGGCATCAGCCCCTCGCCGCGGAACTCGCGCGCGAAGTCAGTCTGGCGCTCGAGCAGAGTTACCGCGAGACCGCGGCGCGCGAGCAGGTAGGCCAGGGCGGCGCCCGCCGGTCCCGCGCCGACGATTGCGACGCGCGCCATCTCAGCCCCGCGCCTCTGTTGCACAAAGCTCCGCCCGCGGCCGGGCGGCCACGGGCGGAGCCTGTGATGGATTGTGCTGCGCGAGTGTTGCGCGGGAAATCATCCCGCAGAGTTCAGCACACGCCGCGCGACAACCCAAGCGGCCTGCAACTCATCTCTCAGTGGTGGTCCGGATCGACGGTGAGCACGCCTCCGGCCGCGATCCAGAGGCTGCGATCCAAAGATTGTTAAAACCTGGATTGCTCGGCAACGCGGTCTGACTGGGATACCGCCGGCGGTTCCGATGTCCACGCCGAAAAGGCGCGCCGGGTTAGACCGGGGGCCGCACGGCGCAGGCTGAGCGGATTGCGCCGTCATTGACGGCGCAATCCGCTCAGCGACTACATCCCCTCTGGCGTTCTGATCTTGAAGGTAATCAGGGTGTTGGTCGTTCCGGTGGTGCCGTTGCTGAGGTTGGTCACTGTGGCCTTGCCATGCGTAGGCACCAGGCCCGGGTTGGTCGAGCCGATGATGGTCTGCGGATAAGTGGCTGAACTGCGCGTCGGCCCGGTGGTATCGAACGCCCCCTTACCATCGATGCGGAAGTGCCAGAGTACGAAGAATTGGTCCATCAAATCAGCGGCCGTGGACCCAGGCAAGCCGTTGACGAAAGAGCCCAGAGTGAAAAACGTGCCGACCTGGGTGGCATTTACGCTGCCGGCCCCGCTGGACGCACAATTCATCGCGGCCGAGACGTCCGTGCCGCCGGGATAGATGGGCGCCGCCGCCGTGAAGAAGAGCGGCGTCGAACTGGGGGCAACCGTTTCGCTCGAAAAGCGCGCGTCCTTGGCGGTATCGACGCAGACCACCCAGCTGCGCGCCATCGCGGGCATCGCGGTGGCCACAACCATCGCCGCGGCCAATCCATACTTCAGTAGCGTTTTCATCCAATACCTCCCAGTGCGGAAAATTGAGCACCCGGTAAACACCTGGCCGCTCCGAAGAGTTCCGCTGAAACGACGCGTGCGGGGGCCGAAAAACGCGCCGGGGCGGGAGCGCATCCGCGCTCCCGCCCCGGTCTGCCGGTGATTCTCGCGGGCGAGCCTCGCACTCGCCCATTGGTGTCCGCGTTATACGGCTATTGGCACGACCAGCTCGACGCGTCGTTCACGCTGCCGCCGTTGAAGTGCGCGGTCTCCGGGTACGCGCACAGCGGCATCGTGCGCGTGCCGGCCAGGTTGGTCCCGACGATCGAGTCGGGCGCCACGCCGAAGGCTACCCAGCCGTCGAGTTCGAAGATCCACTGGAAGAAATTGACCTGCGGGCCCGGCCCGCCGCCGCAATGATGCATCCCGGGCACCATGAACAGTCGCGCAGAATCCTTCGCCGTGCCCTGGTCGCCGCCGAAAGTTTCGCCCACCATGTTGCCGTAGTACTGCACGGTCTCCAGCGGCGTCAGCGCGGGATCGCTCCAGCCGTGATACATGATGAGTTTGCCGCCGTCGTCAATCAGGAATCTCGACAGGTCAGGATTAACCCCGTTGCCGCCGCCCATGTGGGTCGAGCTCTGGAGCGCCTTGAGCTTCACAGGATTATTGATGTTGAAGGTCAGCGTATTGTAGGTCGGATCGCTGAAAACAAAATATTTCATGTATTGATCCTGGAAGGTCCACTGCGCCGGCGCGGTCGCAAACGACCCCGGAGGAACGCCCCACGGCTCGCCATCGGCCGGCGCCGGAAGCTTAGGCGTGACGAAACCACTGATCCATGCGTCCCATCCGTCGTGGGTTGCCCCGCCCGCCGGGTCGCTCCTGGTAAAACCCGGATAGATCTGGACTCCCGTGTTGGTTGTGGCTCCGCGGTAAATCTTGCGCACTGCCACGACTTGCTGCTTGCTCAGACAGTTCGGATCCTTGAACGCCTCTTCCGCGCTCTCGCTGTCGGGGCACTGGAGGCTGGCGGGGTCGAACGTGCACAGACGCGGATCCTGGATCAGCCCGTCGCTCACGCCGTCAAGCGAATCGCACTCGTTGAGCACCGCCTGATCGATGAGTGGCAGCTTGCTCGGCGGCAACCACGACTTCGCAGTCTTGAACAGCGCCTTGTCGTTCCAGTTGAAACCCGCGATCAGATCGCCCAACGCCGGATCGCCGGCGACGATGCCGTCGAAGTCGTCGGGATAGACCTCGGCCTCGACCATCGCCTCGCGTCCGCCGTCGGAGCATCCGTTGAAGTAGCGATGCATTATCGATGTCTCATAGTAGGCGGCGGTTAGCGCTTCCGAGGCCAGCGTGGTGACATGCACGCCACGGAAGCCGAAGTCAGCCTGCTTGGCCGGATCGTTGAGCGCCCAACTGCCGTCGAGGTCGGAGCCTTGGTGGCCGGTGTCGGTCGCCGCGGTCGCGAAGCCGAACGCGGTCCCGATGACCGGTGGAATCTGGATGCTGCCGGCGAAACCACCATTGCCGAAAAAGAGAAACTTGCCGTTCCACGCGGGGGGGTCGGGCAAGGCCAACTCGAAGTTGACCTGGTTGGGCCCCGGATTCGTCGTCGTGACGAAGCCCACTACATCGCAGAAGGCGGGATGGGGCAGCGGTACTGTTCCTGCGGGCACCGAGGTTGCCGCGACGACCGTGGTTGCGCTGGGCGCGACTCCTTGCAGCGTTGCCGTAACGCAGCTCAGGGTCGCGGCGCTGACCGCGCCGGTTGTCAAGGCTGCCGCGGCGAGCGCGAATCCGAAAACGATCGCTCCGAGCCGGATGGAAGCTCGCATGTTTGAACCTCCGATGTAGTGCGAGTCGCACTCTGGCCAACAAACATTGCTGCGCTCGTCGGAGTTCCACTGAACTCGCCAACAGCGACGAGAAACACTCGATTTATTGCTATTGCTTGCTTTTGGTAGCAACGAATAGCGCTTATGTCAAATAACCCGCGCCGCTGGAATCCTGGCTGAGTCGCCAAGGGCAGCGCGCTATCCGGCACGCGCGTTGCCAGCCGCCAGCCTTTAGCCGATCATGCCTTCAATGAGCGAGCACGAGGGCCGCGCACGTCAGCATGACCCCGACGAGCCACGCCATCCGTCTCGTCGCGGAGGGCTCTCCCGCGGCGAGACCTCGCTCATCCGCCGCTTGACCGAGGTCTTGCGGTTTGCCGACTTCATGGCGGTGCTGATGGTGGCGGCGACGGCGTTCAGCGCCTACGCGACCTGGCGCACTGCTCAGGTCACCTCGCACGTCTTTGCGATCGAGGAACGCCCGTTCATCGGCGTCGAGCGGGTGACCTTCGAACAGGGCGACACGGCCAATCCCCGCGTGGTGATCGATTACCGCAACTTCGGCAAGATCCCGGCGGTGGACGCTATCGTCACGGTGGTGGCGATGACCGACGGCAAACGCGTTGCCGACCTACCCAACGAAATGTCATCGATCTCGGCCGGCGTGCTCTCGCCGGGCGTCCCACACTTTTTCTATCGCTACCTGCCGGTTGCGGTTTACAAGGCGGTGGTGGAGGGCAAGTCGAAGTTGATGCTGCATGTCCGCGCCGAGTACAAGGGCGCCGCCGAAGAGCCCTTCTGCTACAGCGAACGCGTGGTGTACGACTACCGCTCGGCGGGTTTCCGGCCCGCCGGCGGCAGCGACCGCTGCAGAAATACCGATATCTTCTGAGGAATCGGGCTCCGGCTCCACGCGTCCGGGTGCGCAGGGGAGGGGAAGATGAGCGAGGAGAATGCCGAAGAACGCGCACGCCGCAAGCGCGAGGAACGGCGGGAAGAGCGCGAGGAGCGCCGCGCCGAGCAGGAGCTGCGCCGCTCGGCGCTGCGCAAGATCGCTGGCTACCTGGGCTTCGCCGATCTGATGGCGGTGCTGATGGTGCTGGCGACCGGCTTCAGCGCCTTTGCCACCTGGCGCACCGCCACCATCGCCTACGAACTGCTGACGAGCTCGGAGCGCCCTTACTTCGGCGTGCGCGACGTGACGTTGGACCGCAGCCACCCCGACGAACCGCGAATCTACGTCGATTATCGCAACTTCGGCCACGTGCCCGCCGATAACGTCCGCCTTCAGGCAGCGGTGTTCCTCGGCGGCAGGCAGCTCGCCGACGAGGGCGTGACGCGCAGTGTCGGCGTGCTCTCGCCCGACGTTCCGCATCATATCTATCTACACGTCCCGCCGCAGAGCGCGCCCGATATTCTTGCCGGGCGCGCCAAGCTGCTGGCGCAAGTCAGCGCCTGGTACGCCGGCTCCGGGGCACGCACCTTCTGCTACCGCGAGCGCTTTGCCTATATGCCTGACTCGGGCACCTTCGAGATCGCCGGCGGCTCGACGCGATGCGATTCCGCCCCGCCACCGATCCCCTAAGGCGATTTGCGCGCGCCGCATGCATCTGGCAGTTTTCGACTTGGGCAAGCCGCGATGAACTGTCCGATCTGCAAACGGCCGGTCGATATGTCGCCCGCCAACCGGTTCCGCCCGTTCTGCTCGGAGCGTTGCCGCTCTATCGATCTCGGGACCTGGGCCGGCGAAGGCTATCGCGTGCCCGGCGGCGCGGTCGAGGACCGCGAGCATCCCGACGACCTCCATCCCAAGAGGAAGCTCCTCCACTAGCCCGCGGGCGCGGCGAGATGGCAGAACCCGACGCGTCCCCGCCGCGCATCCATCCCAGCGCCGTCGTCGGCGTCGAGGTTGAACTTGGGCCCGGCGTTGAAATCGGTCCCTTCTGCCTGCTCGACGGGCGAATCCGAATCGGCGCGCGCACCCGGCTAATCGGCCACGTCACGATCCTCGGCGAAGTCGAAATCGGCGAGGCCAACGTGTTCCATCCCACCGCGGTTATCGGCGACGAACCGCAAGACCTGGCCTATCGCGGCGGCCCGCGTCGCGTGCGGATCGGTAATCGCAACGTCTTTCGCGAGGGCGTGACGGTCCATCGCGGCAGCGAACGCGGCGAAATCACGATCCTCGGCGACGACAACTTCCTGATGCAGAACGCGCACATTGCGCACGACTGCCGGGTCGGCAATGCTGCCATCATCGCGGGCGGCGCGCTGCTCGCCGGATGGGTCGAGGTCGGCGACCGCGCGCTGGTGTCCGGCAACTGCGTCGTGCATCAGTTCGTCCGGATCGGGCGATTTGCGATGATGCGCGGGATGAGCCGGACCAGCCGCGATATTCCGCCCTTCTGCATCGCCGACCTCACCCATACGCTGCGCGGAATAAACGTAATCGGGCTCCGGCGCGCGGGCTTCGATGCGCGCGCGATCCGCGCGCTGCGCGATGCGTTTGCGACCCTCTTCGGCGCCCGGCGTAACCTCAAGCTCGCGCTGGAGGAGCTGGCCGCGGCGGGTCCGATGATGCCCGAGGTCGCCGAGATGGTGGAGTTCATCCGGGCGTCAAAACGCGGGGTCGCCTTCGGCCCGCGCGCAGCCGGCGAATCGGAGGCCGACGCCGATTAGGCGGCCTCCCACCAGCCATTACAGCCTCAGCGTAGCGATCACCCCAACATGGTCCGACGGCCAGAGCCATGTGCCGTCGGGCTGGCGATGGGGGCGGTCGGCGAACAGACCGACCTCGACCACCTCGGGCGTACGCCCGCGCCCGGGCCGCATCAGCAGGTAGTCGATTCGCTGGTTGTGCGTGCCGTGCTCGGCCGTAAGGTCGAGGTCGTCGCGGTCGTTAGTGTACCCGCAGCCGCTGCCGAAAGCGCCGTGCAGATCGATAAACCCTTTTCCGCCGAGCAGTGCCGCCATCGTCTCGGATTCGGGGACGTCGTTGAAGTCGCCGGCAACGATCACAGTCGCTTCGGGATGGCTGTGCGAGGCTACCAGTTGCACGAGTTCGCGCGCCTGCGCCGAGCGGACCACCACGCCATCGCGTGACTCCGGCCGGTCGGTCAGATGGGTGACGAAAACCTCCATCCGCGCGCCACCGTCGAACCGGAAGCGCCGATGCAGGACGACGCGATCGTCGGGCAAACGATACAACTGCCCGCCGACCATCGCCGACAGGTCAACCTGCGCGCGGTACTTGTAGGCCGCCGGCGCGCCGTCGGCGTCCAGCCGGCTCAGCATCCCGACCCCTTCGTCGAAGGCGAACTCGCCGTCGCCCGCGCCGTCGGCGGGGCAGTAGTCGAGCCGGTAGAGGTCGCGGCCGCACAGCTGGTTGACGCGGTCGCGCAGACGCGCGCCGAGATCACCGCACGCGCTCGCGCGCAGGAGCTCCTGGAGCGCAGCGACGTGCGGCCGGCGCTCCGCAATCCCCTGCGCGATGAGCTCGAGCCGGCGGTCGAGGTGTCGATGCTCGGGCAGGTTGTGGTAAATGTTGAACGTCAGTACGGTGCACTCGGCGCCAGTCATGCGCTTTGCCCCTATCCGGACGCCCGCGGGCGACCGTTATTCTGACTTGCTCGAAGCGGCGGCCCTTGGCAACAATTGACGCGCGGGCCAAATTGGGGTTTCACGGCTGCATGCGGTTGCGGGTCGCTTGCCGAGCAGCGCGGCGCACAAGGCTGCCTTGCGGTGGCCGCATCTGATAGATAAGAACGGTTTATGCCTTCGAGGTGGCGTTTCGTGGTCGGCGCGGGGGTTATCGTGCTCGCCGTCGGCTACCTGATAACTGCGGCCGTGCGCAACACCGCCGAGTACTACCTGACCGTAGGTGAGGTCGCGGCCAAAAAAGCCGAGCTTACGGGGCAGATGCTGCGCGTGGCCGGGCGGGTCAAGGCGGGCTCGATAAGTTGGGATCCTGCCAGCCTGACGCTCGCCTTCACGATAGTCGCGCCGCCCAATCCCGGCGGCTCGGCTGTCACTCCGGTCGCTGCCGCCGATCCGCCCCAGTTTCGCGTGATCGCGCGCGGCGAACCGAAGCCCGACATGTTCGCCGCCGGGCGCGACGTGATCGTCGAGGGCCGCCTTGCGGGCGACGGCACCCTTCAGGCGCGCCAGGTGCTGACCTCGTGCCCGTCGAAGTACGTGCCCAGGCAGGCCGGGGCCAAGTGAGATGCCATTCATAGGCCAGATCGCGCTGGCGCTCGCGCTGCTGGTGGCGATCTATTCGATCGGCGCCAACTTGCTCGGCGCGCGGCGCGATTCGCCCGAGCTGCTGATGAGTGCGCGGCACGCGCTGTGGGCGATGTGCGCGATGGTGACGATCGCGATCGCCGCACTGTGGAACGGGCTTTTAAGCAGCGACTTCTCGCTGGAGTACGTCGCCTCCTACTCCAGCCTCACTTTGCCGACCTTCTATAAGCTGACCGCCCTATGGGGCGGACAGCAGGGCTCGCTGTTGCTGTGGACGTGGCTGCTCTCGATTTTTACCGCGATCGTCGCCTTCCAGAATCGCCGGCGCAACCCAGAGATCACGCCCTATGCGCTGGCCGTGCTGGCCGGGGTCGCGATCTTCTTTCTCGGGATGCTCAATTTCGTCACCCGTCCGTTCGACCTGCTCGCGAGCGTCCCCGCCGACGGTTCCGACCTTAACCCGCTGCTCCAGAACTACTGGATGGCGATCCATCCGCCCTCGCTTTACACAGGATACGTCAGCGCCGCGGTCCCGTTCGCCTTCGCCTGCGGCGCCCTGCTTGCGTGTCGGCTCGACGACGGTTGGATCAGGACGACCCGCCGCTGGGCGATCTTCTCGTGGTTCTTTCTCACGCTGGGCAATCTGTTCGGGGCGCGATGGGCCTACGAGGTGTTGGGATGGGGTGGTTACTGGGCGTGGGACCCGGTCGAGAACGCGGCCTTCATGCCGTGGTTGGTGATGACCGCCTACCTGCACTCGGTGATGATCCAGGAGCGCAAGGACATGCTGAAGGTGTGGAACCTTGCGCTGGTCGGGCTGGCCTTCCTGCTCACCCTGTTCGGCACCTTCCTCACGCGCAGCGGCGTGATCTCGTCGGTTCACTCATTCACCCAGTCCGGGCTTGGGCCGTATTTCTTAAGCTTCCTCATCGTGGTCGCATTCGCGTACTCGGCGCTGCTCGTCAGCCGGGTTAAGGAGCTGAGAAGTCCGGCCGAATTCGAGTCCTACCTCTCGCGCGAGGCCGCTTTCCTGTTCAACAACCTGGTGCTGGTCGGGATCGCGTTCGCGGTCTTCTGGGGCACGGTGTTCCCGGTGCTCTCGGAGGCGGTGCGCGGGGTTAAGATCACGGTCGGCCCGCCGTTCTTCGACAAGGTCAACGCGCCGCTCGCGCTGGCGCTCGTCTTCCTGATGGGAGTCGGTCCGCTGATCGCGTGGCGGCGGGCCACGCCGCGGGCGCTGATGCGGATGTTTGCGGGGCCGATCGTGATGGGCTTGGCGGCGGGCGCCGCGGTCTTCGTCGAAGGGCTGCGCGAATGGTACGTGCTGGCCGCGATGTCGCTGGCGGCGTTCGTGGTCGGCACCGTGATCGCTGAGTTCCGCCGCGGGGTCGGCGCACGGCGCCATCTGGTGCGCGAAACACCCGCCCGCGCGCTGGTCAACCTGATCGCCAAAAACAACCGCCGCTACGGCGGCTACGTGATTCATCTCGGCGTCGTGCTCGCCTTCGTCGGGATCGTCGCCTCCTCGTTCTTCCGCACCGAGGTCAAGCGCAGCCTACGCGAAGGCCAGAGCTTCAACGTCGGCTCCTATGAACTGACCTATCTCGGACTCAAGGGATTGGAGAATTCGCACATGGAAGACCTGCGCGCGCGCATACGCGTGCGCAGCGGCGGGCGCGAGATCGCCACGATGGAGCCGGCAAAGCTCTTTTACAAGCGCCAGCAGCAGCCCGCCACGCGGGTAGCGATTCGCTCGACGCC encodes:
- a CDS encoding kelch repeat-containing protein, which translates into the protein MIQPLGRVRRILLSATASFVLAASAFAQATPTPSPYKMIDGHFAATVTLLADGRVMIAGGGDMHASATNLAEIYDPSTDRFEPAGSGLMSTPRTYHTATSLKDGRVLVAGGMNRLGSALKSAELFDPKSGEWTPTGSMADGRYNATATLLPDGRVLLAGGSSTPEGYAGAGQERHEEVSLDTAELYDPATGRFSPAGKMERVFDLNSGKFLQRASMITARREHTATLFTAGPLAGKVLIAGGIGDKQKPIASAEIYDPKTNSFTPTANMTVARASQTATELRDGRVLMAGGTDASDQALATGEIYDPTTGKFGLAAGPMVHARYRQTATLLADGSVLLAGGASNQGVLALAEIFDPHTNTFHATANMLDYRMAAGAVLLHNGEVFIAGGYNNRPSYSPGAALGMGSAAVPFFVLDTAELYNTAARQFVSTLALGGRAPG
- a CDS encoding FAD-dependent oxidoreductase, whose product is MARVAIVGAGPAGAALAYLLARRGLAVTLLERQTDFAREFRGEGLMPSGAEVFHQMGLGAALDALPQARLERFEVFLNARSVGALALATDGPGAFSARIVSQPAMLEMLVGEAARFPGFRLERGATVRDVVREGGDGGRVAGVLADGAHGTLEVRADLVVGCDGRNSVLRRRTALEELRYPQAFDVIWAKLPMPAALAGVPAGRLYVGRGHFALMFPSYDGRLQIGWIIDKGLFGDLRKRGVEAWLLEMAAHLSADLAAHLCAHLENVTHPFLLDVACERIMRWSVPGMLLLGDAAHTMSPVGAQGINLALRDAAVAANHLCEAVEAGGQEPGALAERLDTAGRAIEAERTPEIVTIQEMQQRPPRVLLGRSIFGRLLLTRLGLRIVGGALGRTMTRRFATGVSPVRLRV
- a CDS encoding tannase/feruloyl esterase family alpha/beta hydrolase, which gives rise to MRASIRLGAIVFGFALAAAALTTGAVSAATLSCVTATLQGVAPSATTVVAATSVPAGTVPLPHPAFCDVVGFVTTTNPGPNQVNFELALPDPPAWNGKFLFFGNGGFAGSIQIPPVIGTAFGFATAATDTGHQGSDLDGSWALNDPAKQADFGFRGVHVTTLASEALTAAYYETSIMHRYFNGCSDGGREAMVEAEVYPDDFDGIVAGDPALGDLIAGFNWNDKALFKTAKSWLPPSKLPLIDQAVLNECDSLDGVSDGLIQDPRLCTFDPASLQCPDSESAEEAFKDPNCLSKQQVVAVRKIYRGATTNTGVQIYPGFTRSDPAGGATHDGWDAWISGFVTPKLPAPADGEPWGVPPGSFATAPAQWTFQDQYMKYFVFSDPTYNTLTFNINNPVKLKALQSSTHMGGGNGVNPDLSRFLIDDGGKLIMYHGWSDPALTPLETVQYYGNMVGETFGGDQGTAKDSARLFMVPGMHHCGGGPGPQVNFFQWIFELDGWVAFGVAPDSIVGTNLAGTRTMPLCAYPETAHFNGGSVNDASSWSCQ
- a CDS encoding DNA gyrase inhibitor YacG, with the protein product MNCPICKRPVDMSPANRFRPFCSERCRSIDLGTWAGEGYRVPGGAVEDREHPDDLHPKRKLLH
- the lpxA gene encoding acyl-ACP--UDP-N-acetylglucosamine O-acyltransferase — encoded protein: MAEPDASPPRIHPSAVVGVEVELGPGVEIGPFCLLDGRIRIGARTRLIGHVTILGEVEIGEANVFHPTAVIGDEPQDLAYRGGPRRVRIGNRNVFREGVTVHRGSERGEITILGDDNFLMQNAHIAHDCRVGNAAIIAGGALLAGWVEVGDRALVSGNCVVHQFVRIGRFAMMRGMSRTSRDIPPFCIADLTHTLRGINVIGLRRAGFDARAIRALRDAFATLFGARRNLKLALEELAAAGPMMPEVAEMVEFIRASKRGVAFGPRAAGESEADAD
- a CDS encoding endonuclease/exonuclease/phosphatase family protein, whose product is MTGAECTVLTFNIYHNLPEHRHLDRRLELIAQGIAERRPHVAALQELLRASACGDLGARLRDRVNQLCGRDLYRLDYCPADGAGDGEFAFDEGVGMLSRLDADGAPAAYKYRAQVDLSAMVGGQLYRLPDDRVVLHRRFRFDGGARMEVFVTHLTDRPESRDGVVVRSAQARELVQLVASHSHPEATVIVAGDFNDVPESETMAALLGGKGFIDLHGAFGSGCGYTNDRDDLDLTAEHGTHNQRIDYLLMRPGRGRTPEVVEVGLFADRPHRQPDGTWLWPSDHVGVIATLRL
- a CDS encoding cytochrome c maturation protein CcmE, producing MPSRWRFVVGAGVIVLAVGYLITAAVRNTAEYYLTVGEVAAKKAELTGQMLRVAGRVKAGSISWDPASLTLAFTIVAPPNPGGSAVTPVAAADPPQFRVIARGEPKPDMFAAGRDVIVEGRLAGDGTLQARQVLTSCPSKYVPRQAGAK
- a CDS encoding heme lyase CcmF/NrfE family subunit, with the translated sequence MPFIGQIALALALLVAIYSIGANLLGARRDSPELLMSARHALWAMCAMVTIAIAALWNGLLSSDFSLEYVASYSSLTLPTFYKLTALWGGQQGSLLLWTWLLSIFTAIVAFQNRRRNPEITPYALAVLAGVAIFFLGMLNFVTRPFDLLASVPADGSDLNPLLQNYWMAIHPPSLYTGYVSAAVPFAFACGALLACRLDDGWIRTTRRWAIFSWFFLTLGNLFGARWAYEVLGWGGYWAWDPVENAAFMPWLVMTAYLHSVMIQERKDMLKVWNLALVGLAFLLTLFGTFLTRSGVISSVHSFTQSGLGPYFLSFLIVVAFAYSALLVSRVKELRSPAEFESYLSREAAFLFNNLVLVGIAFAVFWGTVFPVLSEAVRGVKITVGPPFFDKVNAPLALALVFLMGVGPLIAWRRATPRALMRMFAGPIVMGLAAGAAVFVEGLREWYVLAAMSLAAFVVGTVIAEFRRGVGARRHLVRETPARALVNLIAKNNRRYGGYVIHLGVVLAFVGIVASSFFRTEVKRSLREGQSFNVGSYELTYLGLKGLENSHMEDLRARIRVRSGGREIATMEPAKLFYKRQQQPATRVAIRSTPLNDLYIVLAGVDDKSGLVTFEVFLTPLVFWLWAGGFLMAIGTVIAMWPNVRERAAFAAALAGEEALPEPEPVPGGE